From one Pseudomonas fluorescens genomic stretch:
- the pdxB gene encoding 4-phosphoerythronate dehydrogenase PdxB produces MLIVADENIPLLDAFFAGFGEIRRYPGRAIDAACVKDADVLLVRSVTRVDRDLLKGSQVKFVGTCTIGTDHLALEYFAEAGIHWSSAPGCNARGVVDYVLGSLLTLAELDGARLPARTYGVVGAGEVGGRLIEVLRALGWQVLVCDPPRQAREGGDYVSLEQILEQCDVISLHTPLTRDGELPTWHLLGQAQLARLRPGAWLINASRGPVVDNQALRQLLRERDDVQAVLDVWEGEPQVDLALADLCVIATPHIAGYSLDGKQRGTAQIYQAFCTWRGEPEQVQLADLLPQPWLAEIALQAEADPAWALATLCRAVYDPRRDDADFRRSLSRDPVQQKAAFDNLRKHYPPRREIEGLAVRLHGEAPQLAQMVRALGGVLV; encoded by the coding sequence ATGCTGATTGTTGCTGACGAGAATATCCCGCTGCTCGATGCCTTCTTTGCCGGCTTCGGCGAGATCCGCCGCTACCCCGGGCGGGCAATCGATGCTGCCTGCGTCAAGGATGCCGATGTGCTGCTGGTGCGTTCGGTCACCAGGGTCGACCGCGATTTGCTTAAGGGCAGCCAGGTGAAGTTTGTCGGCACCTGCACCATCGGCACCGATCACCTGGCCCTGGAGTATTTCGCCGAGGCCGGTATCCACTGGTCTAGCGCGCCGGGCTGCAACGCCCGCGGGGTGGTCGACTATGTGCTCGGCAGCCTGCTGACCTTGGCCGAGCTCGACGGCGCCCGCTTGCCTGCGCGCACCTACGGGGTGGTGGGCGCCGGGGAGGTCGGTGGGCGCCTGATCGAGGTGCTGCGTGCGCTGGGCTGGCAGGTGCTGGTCTGCGATCCGCCGCGTCAGGCGCGCGAGGGCGGCGACTATGTGAGCCTGGAGCAGATCCTTGAACAGTGCGACGTGATCAGCCTGCACACCCCGCTGACCCGTGACGGCGAGTTGCCGACCTGGCACCTGCTGGGCCAGGCGCAATTGGCCCGTCTGCGCCCTGGCGCCTGGTTGATCAATGCCAGCCGTGGCCCGGTGGTCGACAACCAGGCCCTGCGCCAGCTGCTGCGCGAGCGCGATGATGTACAGGCGGTGCTCGATGTCTGGGAAGGCGAGCCCCAGGTCGACCTGGCCCTGGCCGACCTTTGCGTGATTGCCACCCCGCATATTGCTGGTTACAGCCTGGACGGCAAGCAACGCGGCACGGCGCAGATCTACCAGGCGTTCTGCACCTGGCGCGGCGAGCCTGAGCAGGTGCAACTGGCCGACCTGCTGCCGCAGCCGTGGCTGGCCGAAATCGCCTTGCAGGCTGAGGCCGATCCGGCCTGGGCTCTGGCTACCTTGTGCCGCGCGGTGTATGACCCGCGCCGGGACGATGCCGATTTTCGCCGCAGCCTGAGCCGCGACCCGGTGCAGCAGAAGGCCGCCTTCGACAACCTGCGCAAACACTACCCGCCGCGCCGCGAGATCGAAGGCCTGGCGGTGCGCCTGCACGGAGAAGCGCCGCAGCTGGCGCAGATGGTCCGTGCTCTGGGTGGTGTGCTGGTCTGA
- the mqo gene encoding malate dehydrogenase (quinone) codes for MKKILLTLLCLSVIGCSKPSEPEKTVDVLLIGGGIMSASLGTYLNELEPGWSIDIYERLDKVAEESSNAWNNAGTGHSAFCELNYTSEGADGKIDISKAVGVNEQFEISKQFWAYQVEQNVLSNPKSFINNVPHMSFVWGDKNVEFLKKRHEALQHSSLFRGMEYSEDHAQIQKWVPIVMEGRAADQKIAATRMPIGTDVNFGEITRQLIASLTKHDNVKLHVQHEVRDIVRNADNTWTVVVADLANKGVESSVKAKFVFIGAGGGALKLLQKSGIPEADGYAGFPVGGQFLMTDNQDIVARHKAKLYGKASVGAPPMSVPHLDTRVIDGKEVLLFGPFATFSTKFLKNGSLLDMFAALTTHNIMPMTHAGIDNIDLSTYLMGQLMLSFDDRMAALREYFPNAKNEDWKLLQAGQRVQVIKKDPEHGGILQFGTEVVAAQDGTIAALLGASPGASTAAPIMLSVLEKTFKDRIKTPEWQAKLKEIVPTYGQKLNNNLELTNKTREWSSSRLGLLYVPVLPEEAPAAVQAEPAL; via the coding sequence ATGAAAAAAATCCTGCTGACGCTCCTGTGCCTGAGTGTCATCGGTTGCTCCAAGCCCAGTGAGCCCGAGAAAACCGTAGACGTGCTGCTGATCGGCGGCGGCATCATGAGTGCAAGCCTGGGTACCTACCTCAATGAGCTGGAACCCGGTTGGTCGATCGACATCTACGAGCGCCTGGACAAGGTCGCCGAAGAGAGCTCCAACGCCTGGAACAACGCCGGTACCGGTCACTCCGCTTTCTGCGAGCTGAACTACACCAGCGAAGGTGCCGACGGCAAGATCGATATCAGCAAGGCTGTAGGCGTCAACGAGCAGTTCGAGATTTCCAAGCAGTTCTGGGCCTACCAGGTCGAGCAGAACGTGCTGAGCAACCCGAAGTCGTTCATCAACAACGTGCCGCACATGAGCTTCGTCTGGGGCGACAAGAACGTCGAGTTCCTCAAGAAGCGTCATGAAGCCCTGCAGCACAGCTCGCTGTTCCGTGGCATGGAGTACTCCGAAGACCACGCGCAGATCCAGAAGTGGGTACCGATCGTGATGGAAGGCCGTGCCGCCGACCAGAAGATCGCCGCCACGCGCATGCCGATCGGCACCGACGTCAACTTCGGCGAGATCACCCGCCAGTTGATCGCCTCGCTGACCAAGCACGACAACGTCAAGCTGCATGTCCAGCATGAAGTGCGTGACATCGTCCGTAACGCCGACAACACCTGGACCGTGGTCGTCGCCGACCTGGCCAACAAAGGTGTCGAGAGCAGCGTCAAGGCCAAGTTCGTCTTCATCGGTGCCGGTGGTGGCGCCCTGAAGCTGCTGCAGAAGTCGGGTATCCCTGAAGCAGACGGTTACGCCGGTTTCCCGGTGGGTGGCCAGTTCCTGATGACCGACAACCAGGACATCGTTGCCCGCCACAAGGCCAAGCTGTACGGCAAGGCTTCGGTCGGTGCACCGCCGATGTCGGTTCCGCACCTGGACACCCGCGTGATCGACGGCAAGGAAGTACTGCTGTTCGGCCCGTTCGCCACCTTCTCGACCAAGTTCCTGAAGAACGGCTCGCTGCTGGACATGTTTGCCGCGCTGACCACTCACAACATCATGCCGATGACCCACGCCGGTATCGACAACATCGACCTGAGCACCTACTTGATGGGTCAGTTGATGCTGAGCTTCGATGACCGCATGGCGGCCCTGCGCGAGTACTTCCCGAACGCCAAGAACGAGGACTGGAAACTGCTGCAGGCCGGTCAACGCGTTCAGGTGATCAAGAAGGACCCTGAGCACGGCGGCATTCTGCAGTTCGGCACCGAAGTCGTCGCTGCCCAGGACGGTACCATCGCCGCACTGCTGGGCGCCTCGCCAGGTGCTTCGACCGCTGCGCCGATCATGCTGAGCGTGCTGGAAAAGACCTTCAAGGATCGCATCAAGACCCCTGAGTGGCAGGCCAAGCTGAAGGAAATCGTTCCGACCTATGGCCAGAAGCTTAACAACAACCTTGAGCTGACCAACAAGACCCGTGAATGGAGCAGCTCGCGTCTGGGCCTGCTGTACGTTCCGGTGCTGCCGGAAGAAGCTCCGGCTGCGGTACAGGCTGAGCCTGCGCTGTAA
- a CDS encoding ABC transporter transmembrane domain-containing protein yields the protein MLNRFSSRQRQAMRLGWRFIRPYRKQALLALLALIITAAITLSMGQGIRLLVDQGFMTQSPHLLNQSIGLFLLLVLALAIGTFSRFYLVSWIGERCVADIRQQVFDHLIYLHPGFFESNRSSEIQSRLTADTTLLQSVIGSSLSLFLRNALMVLGGIVLLFVTNPKLTSIVVLALPLVLAPILIFGRRVRSLSRQSQDRVADVGSYVAETLGQIKTVQAYNHQASDQQRFGATVEAAFDVARKRILQRAWLITLVIVLVLGAVGVMLWVGGMDVIAGRISGGELAAFVFYSLIVGSAFGTLSEVIGELQRAAGAAERIAELLAARSEIVAPAQDLQRSAPRVSGRVELQDVHFAYPSRPTPPAIDGLSLTVEPGETLALVGPSGAGKSTLFDLLLRFYDPQQGHILLDGQDVSRLDPQDLRRHFALVAQNPALFFGTVQDNIRYGRADATVAQVEAAARSAHAHEFILQLPHGYQTHLGDAGLGLSGGQRQRLAIARALLVDAPILLLDEATSALDAQSEHLIQQALPTLMSGRTTLVIAHRLATVQHADRIAVIDQGRLVAIGSHRQLIAESPLYARLAALQFNSVTEM from the coding sequence ATGCTCAACCGGTTTTCTTCGCGCCAGCGCCAGGCCATGCGCCTGGGCTGGCGTTTCATCCGTCCTTACCGCAAGCAGGCGTTGTTGGCCTTGCTGGCTCTGATAATCACCGCAGCGATCACCCTGTCCATGGGCCAGGGCATTCGCCTGCTGGTCGACCAGGGTTTCATGACCCAGTCGCCGCACCTGCTCAACCAGTCCATCGGCTTGTTCCTGCTTTTGGTTTTGGCCCTGGCGATCGGCACCTTCAGTCGCTTCTACCTGGTGTCATGGATTGGCGAGCGTTGTGTGGCCGATATCCGCCAGCAGGTGTTCGATCACCTGATCTACCTGCACCCGGGCTTTTTCGAGAGCAACCGCAGCTCGGAGATCCAGTCGCGGCTGACCGCCGACACCACCTTGCTGCAATCGGTGATCGGTTCGTCGTTGTCGCTGTTCCTGCGCAACGCCCTGATGGTGCTGGGCGGCATCGTCCTGCTGTTTGTCACCAACCCCAAGCTCACCAGCATCGTGGTGCTGGCCTTGCCGCTGGTGCTGGCGCCGATCCTGATCTTCGGCCGGCGCGTGCGCAGCCTGTCGCGGCAAAGCCAGGACCGGGTCGCCGATGTCGGCAGCTATGTGGCCGAAACCCTCGGCCAGATCAAGACCGTGCAGGCCTATAACCATCAGGCCAGCGACCAGCAACGTTTCGGCGCGACGGTCGAGGCGGCCTTCGACGTGGCGCGCAAGCGCATTCTCCAGCGTGCCTGGCTGATCACCCTGGTGATCGTGCTGGTGCTGGGCGCGGTCGGGGTGATGCTCTGGGTCGGTGGCATGGATGTGATCGCCGGGCGTATCTCTGGCGGTGAGCTGGCCGCTTTTGTGTTCTACAGCCTGATCGTCGGCAGTGCCTTCGGTACCCTGAGCGAAGTGATCGGCGAGCTGCAGCGCGCCGCCGGCGCGGCCGAGCGGATCGCCGAGCTGCTGGCGGCGCGCAGCGAGATCGTTGCTCCCGCGCAAGACCTGCAGCGTTCGGCGCCGCGGGTCAGTGGCCGGGTCGAGTTGCAGGATGTGCATTTCGCCTATCCATCGCGGCCCACGCCGCCGGCCATCGATGGCCTGAGTCTTACCGTCGAGCCAGGCGAAACCCTGGCCCTGGTCGGGCCGTCGGGGGCGGGCAAGTCGACGCTGTTCGACCTGTTGCTGCGTTTTTACGACCCGCAGCAAGGACACATCCTGCTCGACGGCCAGGACGTCAGCCGCCTGGATCCCCAGGACCTGCGCCGCCACTTTGCCCTGGTGGCGCAGAACCCGGCGCTGTTTTTCGGCACAGTGCAAGACAACATCCGCTACGGGCGCGCCGATGCCACGGTCGCCCAGGTCGAGGCCGCCGCCCGCAGTGCCCATGCCCATGAGTTCATCCTGCAATTGCCCCATGGCTACCAGACCCACCTGGGCGATGCCGGCCTGGGCCTGTCCGGTGGCCAGCGCCAACGCCTGGCGATTGCCAGGGCCCTGCTGGTGGACGCCCCGATCCTGCTGCTCGACGAAGCCACCAGCGCCCTCGACGCCCAGAGCGAGCACCTGATCCAGCAGGCGTTGCCAACCTTGATGAGCGGGCGCACCACCCTGGTGATCGCCCATCGCCTGGCCACGGTGCAACATGCGGATCGTATTGCGGTGATCGACCAGGGCCGTCTGGTGGCCATTGGCAGCCATCGCCAGTTGATCGCCGAGAGCCCCTTGTACGCACGGCTGGCGGCGTTGCAGTTCAATAGCGTGACGGAAATGTGA
- a CDS encoding methyl-accepting chemotaxis protein, whose amino-acid sequence MHEMSATAQEVARHAADAARAADQADHGAQAGERVMQATIATIAVVNQEIAGTAAVIRHLETDSGRIGKVLEVIRGIAEQTNLLALNAAIEAARAGEAGRGFAVVADEVRSLAQRTAASIAEINQIISAVQSGAVAAVKAIESGQQRSEEGAEQVQQAGQMLQRITVAVEAIRDMNRQIATAAEEQTSVAEDISRNLVEITRIATTNQQAVQQTEQAGQHLHGLSGQLGEVTARLSA is encoded by the coding sequence ATGCATGAAATGTCGGCGACCGCCCAGGAAGTCGCTCGCCATGCCGCCGACGCCGCGCGCGCCGCCGACCAAGCCGACCACGGCGCCCAGGCCGGCGAGCGGGTGATGCAGGCGACCATCGCCACCATCGCCGTGGTCAACCAGGAAATCGCCGGTACCGCGGCGGTGATTCGCCACCTGGAAACCGACAGCGGTCGCATCGGCAAGGTCCTGGAAGTGATTCGCGGCATCGCCGAGCAAACCAACCTGCTGGCGCTCAATGCCGCCATCGAGGCGGCGCGGGCCGGCGAGGCCGGGCGTGGCTTTGCCGTGGTCGCCGATGAAGTGCGCAGCCTGGCCCAGCGCACTGCGGCCTCCATTGCTGAAATCAACCAGATCATCAGCGCCGTGCAGTCCGGCGCCGTGGCAGCGGTCAAGGCCATCGAAAGCGGCCAGCAGCGCAGCGAGGAGGGCGCCGAACAGGTGCAGCAGGCCGGGCAGATGCTGCAGCGCATCACTGTTGCCGTAGAGGCGATCCGCGATATGAACCGGCAGATCGCCACCGCCGCTGAAGAGCAGACCAGCGTTGCTGAGGACATCTCGCGCAACCTGGTGGAGATCACCCGTATTGCCACCACCAACCAGCAAGCGGTGCAGCAGACCGAGCAGGCGGGGCAGCATTTGCACGGGTTGTCCGGGCAGCTCGGTGAAGTGACGGCGCGCCTGAGCGCCTGA
- a CDS encoding bacteriocin, with protein MRKTLAALTLGLLCAQGAMAGDGQTAVGGGLGGVLGNVVGQKLGGSTGAAIGAGVGGAAGSAMGAKKGNKTKAAIGGGLGSAGGSLVGGKLGGSTGSAIGAGLGGAAGGALGNNLADSHRKKRH; from the coding sequence ATGCGTAAGACTCTTGCCGCCCTGACCCTGGGCCTGCTGTGCGCACAAGGCGCCATGGCCGGTGATGGCCAGACCGCTGTAGGCGGTGGCCTGGGCGGTGTTCTGGGTAACGTGGTCGGGCAAAAGCTTGGCGGTAGCACCGGTGCGGCCATTGGTGCCGGCGTCGGCGGTGCAGCGGGCAGTGCCATGGGCGCGAAGAAAGGCAACAAGACCAAGGCGGCCATTGGCGGCGGCCTGGGTTCGGCCGGCGGCTCGCTGGTAGGCGGCAAACTGGGCGGCAGCACCGGCTCGGCGATTGGCGCTGGCCTGGGCGGCGCGGCCGGTGGCGCGCTGGGCAACAACCTGGCGGACAGTCATCGCAAGAAGCGCCACTGA
- a CDS encoding MATE family efflux transporter: MTADTQTPALSRPTRIRTELRGLLMLATPIIIAQLATTAMGFVDAVMAGRVSPRDLAAVALGNSIWIPVYLLMTGTLLATTPKVAQRYGAGQHAEIGPLVRQALWLALSVGLIASGLLLSAEPILQWMKVDPQLVAPSMGYLQGIAFGFPGVALYYVLRCYSDALGRTRPSMVIGLSGLLLNIPLNYVLIYGHFGMPALGGVGCGWASGIVMWFMALSMAAWTRWAPAYAQSRVLVRVDKPQWPVIKRLVGVGLPIGIAVFAESSIFAVIALLIGSLGPTVVAGHQIALNISSLLFMIPYSLGMAVTVRVGQAVGAGLPRQARFAALVGLGAALVFACFSASLILLMREPIASIYTPDTAVIQIAAMLIVYAALYQFSDAIQVIAAGALRGYQDTRVTMILTLFAYWGIGLPVGYVLGLTDLLGPASGPNGLWEGLIAGLTCAALMLAIRLARSSAKHIRRAEKR; the protein is encoded by the coding sequence ATGACTGCCGACACCCAAACCCCCGCCCTGTCACGCCCGACGCGGATTCGCACCGAGCTGCGCGGCCTGCTGATGCTGGCCACGCCCATCATCATTGCCCAGTTGGCGACCACCGCCATGGGCTTTGTCGATGCGGTGATGGCCGGCCGGGTCAGCCCGCGCGACCTGGCTGCGGTGGCCCTGGGCAACTCGATCTGGATTCCGGTGTACCTGCTGATGACCGGCACCCTGCTGGCCACCACGCCCAAGGTCGCCCAGCGCTATGGCGCCGGCCAGCATGCCGAAATCGGCCCGCTGGTGCGCCAGGCGCTGTGGCTGGCGCTGAGCGTTGGCCTGATCGCCAGCGGCCTGTTGCTCAGCGCCGAACCGATCCTGCAGTGGATGAAGGTCGACCCGCAGTTGGTGGCGCCGAGCATGGGCTATTTGCAGGGCATCGCCTTCGGCTTCCCCGGCGTCGCCCTCTATTACGTGTTGCGCTGCTACAGCGATGCCCTGGGCCGGACCCGGCCGAGCATGGTCATTGGCTTGTCCGGCCTGCTGCTGAACATCCCACTGAACTATGTACTGATTTACGGCCACTTCGGCATGCCGGCCCTGGGCGGCGTCGGTTGCGGCTGGGCCAGCGGCATCGTCATGTGGTTCATGGCCCTGAGCATGGCCGCCTGGACCCGCTGGGCCCCAGCCTATGCCCAGAGCCGGGTGCTGGTGCGCGTCGACAAGCCGCAATGGCCGGTGATCAAGCGCCTGGTCGGCGTCGGCCTGCCGATCGGCATTGCGGTGTTCGCCGAGTCGAGCATTTTCGCGGTGATTGCCCTGCTGATCGGCAGCCTCGGCCCGACCGTGGTTGCCGGGCACCAGATTGCCCTGAACATCAGCTCGCTGCTGTTCATGATTCCGTATTCGCTGGGGATGGCGGTGACCGTGCGGGTTGGCCAAGCTGTTGGCGCCGGGCTGCCACGCCAGGCGCGCTTCGCCGCCCTCGTGGGGCTGGGCGCGGCGCTGGTGTTTGCCTGCTTCTCGGCCAGCCTGATCCTGCTGATGCGCGAGCCAATCGCCTCGATCTACACCCCGGACACCGCAGTGATCCAGATTGCCGCGATGCTGATCGTGTATGCCGCGCTGTATCAGTTCTCCGACGCCATCCAGGTGATTGCCGCCGGGGCCCTGCGCGGTTACCAGGACACCCGGGTGACCATGATCCTGACCCTGTTCGCCTACTGGGGCATCGGCTTGCCGGTGGGCTACGTGCTGGGCCTGACCGATCTGCTCGGCCCGGCCAGCGGCCCTAACGGCCTGTGGGAAGGCCTGATTGCCGGCCTGACGTGCGCGGCCCTGATGCTGGCGATTCGCCTGGCGCGCAGCAGCGCCAAACACATTCGCCGCGCCGAAAAGCGCTAG
- the glp gene encoding gephyrin-like molybdotransferase Glp, with the protein MHSPLMPVEEALEKLLALAEAAPIKGSEQVALAAAEGRVLAHELVSSLDLPPWPNSAMDGYALRLADWTGEPLPVSQRVFAGHSPEPLQPGTCARIFTGAPLPVGADCVEMQENAEVLGDQRVRFTEPLRIGQNIRPQGQETRVGEAVLAAGTRLGPIELGLAASLGCAELTVVRRVKVAVLSTGDELVEPGLPLGPGQIYNSNRRLLGSWLQRLGCEVIDAGILADDLEKTRNCLAGLQDVDLILSTGGVSVGEADYLGIALREEGELSLWKLAIKPGKPLTFGHYKGVPVIGLPGNPASTLVTFGLLTRPYLLRRQGVAEVTPLQFPVPAGFDWPKAGSRREYLRGRLEQGSALIYKNQSSGVLRSAAWAQGLVEVREGQTPGKGDIVQFIPLSELLG; encoded by the coding sequence ATGCACAGTCCACTGATGCCGGTTGAAGAAGCCCTGGAAAAACTGCTGGCGCTGGCCGAAGCTGCGCCAATCAAGGGCAGCGAGCAGGTCGCCCTGGCCGCCGCCGAAGGTCGCGTGCTGGCCCACGAACTGGTGTCGAGCCTCGACCTGCCGCCCTGGCCCAACAGTGCCATGGACGGTTACGCGCTGCGCCTGGCCGACTGGACGGGCGAGCCATTGCCGGTCAGCCAGCGGGTCTTTGCCGGGCATTCGCCCGAGCCGCTGCAGCCTGGTACCTGCGCGCGGATTTTCACCGGTGCGCCGTTGCCGGTGGGGGCTGACTGCGTCGAAATGCAGGAGAACGCCGAGGTCCTGGGCGACCAGCGCGTGCGCTTCACCGAGCCACTGCGCATCGGTCAGAACATTCGCCCGCAAGGGCAGGAAACCCGGGTGGGCGAAGCGGTATTGGCTGCAGGCACGCGCCTTGGGCCCATCGAGCTGGGCTTGGCCGCGTCACTGGGCTGCGCCGAATTGACCGTTGTACGGCGAGTGAAAGTAGCGGTGCTGTCCACCGGTGACGAATTGGTCGAGCCCGGTTTGCCCTTGGGCCCCGGGCAGATCTACAACAGTAACCGGCGGCTGCTCGGCAGCTGGCTGCAACGCCTGGGCTGCGAAGTGATCGATGCCGGCATTCTTGCCGACGACCTGGAGAAAACCCGCAATTGTCTGGCCGGGTTGCAGGACGTTGACTTGATTCTTTCCACCGGAGGCGTTTCGGTGGGTGAGGCGGACTACCTGGGTATCGCCCTGCGTGAAGAGGGTGAGCTGTCGTTGTGGAAGCTGGCGATCAAGCCCGGCAAACCGCTGACATTCGGTCATTACAAAGGTGTGCCGGTCATCGGCCTGCCGGGCAATCCGGCTTCGACCCTGGTGACCTTCGGCCTGCTGACCCGGCCTTACCTGCTGCGCCGCCAGGGCGTTGCCGAGGTCACGCCGCTGCAGTTCCCGGTACCCGCAGGTTTCGACTGGCCCAAGGCCGGCAGCCGCCGCGAGTACCTGCGTGGCCGTCTGGAGCAGGGCAGTGCGCTGATCTACAAGAACCAGAGTTCGGGGGTGCTGCGCAGCGCCGCCTGGGCCCAGGGGCTGGTCGAAGTCCGTGAGGGCCAGACCCCGGGCAAGGGCGATATCGTGCAGTTCATTCCCTTGAGCGAGCTACTTGGTTGA
- the moaB gene encoding molybdenum cofactor biosynthesis protein B yields the protein MKAKADVPFVPLNIAVLTVSDTRTLETDTSGQVFVDRLTEAGHALAARVLLKDDLYKIRAQVATWIADEQVQVVLITGGTGFTGRDSTPEAVACLLDKQVDGFGELFRHISLADIGTSTVQSRALAGLANGTLVCCLPGSTNAVRTGWDGILAEQLDARHRPCNFVTHLKQAAPCESRG from the coding sequence ATGAAAGCCAAGGCAGATGTACCTTTCGTGCCGCTGAATATTGCCGTATTGACGGTCAGCGATACCCGCACCCTGGAAACCGACACCTCCGGCCAGGTGTTCGTCGACCGCCTGACCGAGGCCGGCCACGCCCTGGCGGCGCGGGTGCTGCTCAAGGACGATCTGTACAAGATTCGCGCCCAGGTCGCCACCTGGATCGCCGATGAGCAGGTGCAGGTGGTGCTGATCACTGGCGGTACCGGTTTTACCGGGCGCGACAGCACCCCGGAAGCCGTGGCCTGCCTGCTGGACAAGCAGGTCGATGGCTTCGGCGAGCTGTTCCGTCATATCTCCCTGGCCGATATCGGCACCTCCACTGTGCAGTCCCGGGCCCTGGCGGGCCTTGCCAATGGCACCCTGGTGTGCTGCCTGCCGGGTTCGACCAATGCCGTGCGCACCGGCTGGGACGGCATCCTCGCCGAACAGCTCGATGCCCGTCATCGCCCGTGCAACTTCGTTACCCACCTCAAGCAGGCTGCACCCTGCGAAAGCCGTGGTTGA
- a CDS encoding YgdI/YgdR family lipoprotein: protein MIQRTLPAFLLALGLGTLAGCASPTVITLNDGREIQAVDTPQYDEDSGFYEFEQLDGKRTRINKDQVRTVKDL from the coding sequence ATGATTCAACGGACTCTTCCCGCTTTCCTGCTCGCCCTGGGTCTTGGCACTCTGGCTGGCTGCGCCTCGCCGACCGTCATCACCCTGAACGACGGCCGCGAAATCCAGGCGGTCGATACTCCGCAATACGATGAAGACTCGGGCTTCTACGAATTCGAACAACTGGACGGCAAGCGCACCCGCATCAACAAGGATCAGGTCCGTACCGTCAAGGACCTGTGA
- a CDS encoding PA1571 family protein → MSLQHQGNTQEKSVQNPQAPVGGSIIGPDGKEIIITEEMVQQACKKLEESREAPAKKD, encoded by the coding sequence ATGAGCTTGCAACATCAAGGCAATACCCAGGAAAAATCGGTGCAGAACCCGCAAGCGCCGGTAGGTGGTTCGATCATCGGCCCGGATGGCAAAGAAATCATCATCACCGAAGAGATGGTCCAGCAAGCCTGCAAGAAGCTGGAAGAAAGCCGCGAAGCCCCCGCCAAGAAAGACTGA
- a CDS encoding glycosyltransferase family 4 protein, producing MRVLWTLPYLPWPTTSGGKTRQYHLLRNLAQRGHRITLLVQSKIPPSEAARQALEPLLERLIVLPRRPLHSPLNLLAAIYASYPMRASINGLAPHLRHCFEQLLEESWDVIQIEHSYSFQPFEKALQARGLPFVLSEHNIESINGAACHDRLPLWLRPFNAFDRWRYRRWENRVLSQAHEVVAVSATDAEHISQATGSAVSVVINGVDCAHYQDIQPSLCSQRLLFVGNFEYGANLEAIEWALEDILPQVWLSNPAVRLAVVGHALPPSWKLRWPDPRIEWIGYLPDLRELQRNSAIFFAPLRYGGGSKIKVLEAMAAGLPVVTTAKGVSGLQVIQGEHYLASEDGDQLALMITQLLNQPWRLRQLSQAAREFVCSRHDWSIAAAQLESVHARPSLRAPSGAALIDGTLLSRSTK from the coding sequence ATGCGCGTACTGTGGACACTACCTTACCTGCCCTGGCCGACCACCAGCGGCGGTAAAACCCGGCAATACCACCTGCTGCGCAACCTGGCGCAGCGCGGTCACCGCATTACCCTGCTGGTGCAGTCGAAAATCCCTCCCAGCGAGGCGGCACGACAGGCGTTGGAGCCCTTGCTCGAACGCCTGATCGTGCTGCCCAGGCGCCCCTTGCACAGCCCGCTGAACCTGCTGGCGGCGATCTACGCCAGCTACCCGATGCGCGCCAGCATCAATGGCCTGGCGCCGCACCTGCGCCACTGCTTCGAGCAATTGCTGGAAGAGTCCTGGGACGTCATCCAGATCGAACACAGCTACAGCTTCCAGCCGTTCGAGAAAGCCCTGCAGGCGCGCGGACTGCCGTTCGTGCTCAGCGAGCACAATATCGAATCGATCAACGGCGCCGCCTGTCATGACCGTTTGCCGTTGTGGCTGCGGCCATTCAATGCCTTCGATCGCTGGCGCTATCGGCGCTGGGAAAACCGCGTACTCAGCCAGGCTCATGAAGTGGTGGCGGTCAGCGCGACGGACGCCGAGCACATCAGCCAGGCGACCGGCTCGGCGGTTTCGGTGGTGATCAATGGCGTGGATTGCGCGCATTACCAGGATATCCAGCCATCGCTGTGCAGCCAGCGCCTGCTGTTTGTCGGCAACTTCGAGTACGGCGCCAACCTCGAGGCCATCGAATGGGCACTGGAGGACATTCTGCCGCAAGTCTGGCTGAGCAACCCGGCGGTGCGCCTGGCAGTAGTTGGCCACGCCCTGCCGCCCAGCTGGAAGTTGCGCTGGCCTGACCCGCGGATCGAATGGATCGGTTACCTGCCTGACCTGCGCGAGCTGCAACGCAACTCGGCGATCTTCTTTGCGCCACTGCGTTATGGCGGCGGCTCAAAGATCAAGGTACTGGAAGCCATGGCTGCCGGGCTGCCAGTGGTGACCACCGCCAAGGGCGTGTCAGGCCTGCAGGTGATTCAGGGCGAGCATTACCTGGCCAGCGAAGACGGCGATCAGTTGGCGTTGATGATTACCCAGCTGCTCAATCAACCCTGGCGGTTGCGCCAGCTGTCGCAAGCGGCGCGTGAGTTTGTCTGCAGCCGCCACGACTGGAGCATCGCCGCAGCCCAGCTGGAAAGCGTGCATGCGCGCCCCAGCCTGCGCGCGCCGAGTGGTGCCGCCCTGATCGACGGCACCCTGCTCAGCCGTTCAACCAAGTAG